In a genomic window of Nostoc sp. UHCC 0870:
- a CDS encoding DUF7005 family protein, translating to MNDQKNFRASVLASYGASSSEINELLAYNHNVFHHQFNHPITFPLPPEPHLAIWEEYAAKANLVGAFAVLQQHLVQFQFPILEGISETQAYRRATRKGASVDDMVEATGLVLQQPEQLQLSIHPSLGGNIPVLIPANREDFVSLVQALTMKNEPKPVPASMGACIVSGFNNWDRIRRYRQQWELQNPLNCSASNWVLEFQRLTLKKELYQDRFIILSNSPYSNIAAKEIGLDKFVWQHLSLTIRLEHECTHYLTHRLFNSMRNNAFDELIADYRGIVAAIGYYRADWFLRFIGLESFPDYREGGRLQNYRGQPPLSDGAFKVLKSLVKVAAENLQRFHTEYINDFKTPKYQLRFLVALSYLTLEELAEPGFKLWIQQALQKSSATVLSNV from the coding sequence ATGAATGACCAAAAAAACTTTCGCGCTAGTGTACTTGCTTCCTATGGTGCTAGTAGCTCAGAAATAAATGAGTTACTCGCATACAACCATAATGTTTTTCATCATCAGTTCAACCATCCGATTACATTTCCCTTACCACCTGAACCCCATTTAGCTATTTGGGAAGAGTACGCTGCTAAGGCAAACCTTGTTGGAGCATTTGCAGTTCTCCAGCAACACCTAGTACAATTTCAGTTCCCCATACTTGAGGGTATCAGTGAAACTCAAGCATATAGACGTGCTACCCGTAAGGGTGCGTCTGTCGATGACATGGTTGAGGCAACTGGTTTAGTCTTGCAGCAACCAGAGCAACTGCAATTAAGCATACATCCCAGTCTGGGCGGCAATATCCCGGTTTTAATACCTGCAAACCGGGAAGATTTTGTTTCTCTGGTACAAGCTCTCACAATGAAAAACGAACCCAAGCCAGTTCCCGCATCAATGGGAGCTTGTATTGTCAGTGGGTTCAACAATTGGGATAGAATTCGCCGCTATCGCCAACAATGGGAGTTGCAAAATCCGCTTAATTGTTCTGCAAGTAATTGGGTATTGGAGTTTCAACGCCTGACTCTGAAGAAAGAGCTTTATCAAGATAGATTCATCATTTTGAGTAATAGTCCTTATAGTAATATTGCAGCCAAAGAAATCGGTCTAGATAAATTTGTCTGGCAGCATTTATCCTTAACAATTCGGCTAGAACATGAATGTACTCACTATTTAACACATCGCTTGTTTAACTCAATGCGAAACAATGCCTTTGATGAACTTATTGCCGATTACAGAGGTATTGTAGCTGCAATTGGATATTATCGAGCCGATTGGTTTTTACGTTTTATTGGCTTAGAATCGTTTCCTGATTATCGAGAAGGAGGTAGATTGCAAAATTACCGGGGACAGCCGCCACTTTCTGATGGTGCTTTCAAAGTTCTCAAGTCATTGGTGAAGGTAGCAGCAGAAAATTTACAGCGTTTTCACACAGAGTATATTAATGATTTTAAAACTCCCAAATACCAACTTCGATTTTTAGTCGCTTTATCTTATTTAACATTAGAAGAATTAGCCGAGCCAGGATTCAAATTATGGATTCAACAAGCTTTGCAGAAATCATCTGCAACAGTGCTGAGTAACGTGTAG
- a CDS encoding NHLP family bacteriocin export ABC transporter peptidase/permease/ATPase subunit, whose protein sequence is MVSTNSTLAPPFNFWQYVQKLLPTRSKRAKTPTLLQMEAVECGAAALGIILGYFGRIVPLPELRRECGVSRDGSKASNVLKAARNYGLDAKGFKKELDKLQELNPPYIIFWDFNHFLVVEGFRKQRVYLNDPATGPRSISLQEFDEGYTGVVLVMEPSPEFQKGGRKPSMMGSLWERLQGSTSALVYCIVAGFCLTLVGIAVPVFSQIFVDEILVEQRLDWLNPLLVGMAIAAVLQGCLTLLRLRYLRRLNIKLSVGMSSRFLWHMLRLPVGFYAQRFAGEITSRISLNDQVANVLSGQLTTTIIDAVMVIFYAIIMFQYDWLLTLIVISLAIANIVTLRLVSRQRVDLNQKLMLDFGKAEGVSIAALQGIETLKASGLESDFFSRWSGYHTKAINSQQQMDVTNQLFSILPTLLQAISAMLLLVIGGLRVMDGHLSIGMLVAFQGLVGSFEAPVSSLLNFGSTLQELEGNLIRLDDVLDNPTDTSIAQRNLAEDLENQENVTLLSSSTALPRLQGYVELRNLTFGYSRLDPPLIENFHLSLKPGQRVALVGGSGSGKSTIAKLISGLYQPWAGEILFDDQLREQIPHQLLTNSVAMVEQDILLFGGTVRDNLTLWDHTVSDKNLQRACQDAAIDDVILSMNGGYDAELMEGAANLSGGQRQRLEIARALVNNPSILVMDEATSALDAETERIIDQNLRRRGCTCIIVAHRLSTIRDCDEIIVLERGKVVQRGSHQQLWQVEGVYSRLIRTEGEALEEE, encoded by the coding sequence GTGGTATCTACTAATTCTACCTTAGCCCCACCTTTTAATTTTTGGCAGTATGTGCAGAAATTACTGCCTACAAGAAGCAAGCGGGCAAAAACACCCACGCTTTTGCAAATGGAAGCTGTGGAATGTGGTGCAGCCGCTTTAGGAATTATCTTAGGTTACTTTGGTCGAATTGTTCCCTTGCCAGAATTGCGTCGAGAGTGCGGTGTTTCCCGTGATGGTAGTAAAGCATCTAATGTGTTGAAGGCTGCAAGAAATTATGGTCTTGATGCTAAGGGTTTTAAAAAGGAACTAGATAAACTACAAGAGCTAAATCCACCTTATATTATTTTTTGGGACTTTAACCACTTTTTAGTAGTAGAAGGATTTCGCAAACAGAGAGTTTATCTCAATGATCCCGCTACAGGCCCCCGGAGTATATCTTTGCAGGAATTTGACGAGGGTTATACTGGGGTAGTGCTGGTGATGGAACCAAGCCCAGAGTTCCAAAAAGGTGGACGCAAACCTAGCATGATGGGATCTTTGTGGGAGCGGCTACAAGGGTCAACAAGTGCGTTAGTTTACTGCATAGTGGCGGGATTTTGCTTAACTCTGGTGGGAATTGCTGTACCAGTATTCAGCCAAATATTTGTAGATGAAATCCTGGTAGAGCAAAGATTAGATTGGCTAAATCCTTTACTTGTAGGAATGGCGATCGCAGCTGTATTGCAAGGGTGTCTAACGCTACTGCGCCTGCGATATCTGCGCCGCTTAAACATCAAATTGTCTGTGGGAATGTCCAGTCGCTTTCTCTGGCATATGCTGCGCCTACCGGTGGGGTTTTATGCCCAACGTTTTGCCGGAGAAATCACCAGTCGCATCAGTCTCAATGACCAAGTTGCTAATGTGCTTTCAGGACAGTTGACAACGACAATCATTGATGCAGTCATGGTAATTTTCTATGCCATCATCATGTTTCAATATGATTGGCTGCTGACCTTGATTGTGATTAGTTTAGCGATCGCCAACATTGTAACTTTACGCTTAGTATCCCGTCAGCGTGTAGACCTCAATCAAAAGTTGATGCTAGATTTCGGCAAAGCTGAAGGGGTTTCTATTGCGGCTCTCCAAGGCATAGAAACCCTTAAAGCATCAGGCTTAGAGTCCGATTTCTTTTCTCGCTGGTCAGGCTACCATACGAAGGCGATCAATAGCCAACAGCAAATGGATGTCACCAATCAATTATTTTCCATCCTACCCACACTCTTACAAGCGATTTCTGCGATGTTATTGTTAGTGATTGGTGGTTTACGAGTGATGGATGGCCATCTTAGCATCGGGATGCTTGTAGCTTTTCAAGGTTTGGTAGGAAGTTTTGAAGCACCTGTGAGCAGTTTACTCAACTTTGGTAGTACCCTGCAAGAATTAGAGGGTAATTTGATTCGCCTAGATGATGTCCTAGATAACCCAACTGATACCTCAATAGCACAGCGCAACTTGGCTGAAGACCTAGAAAACCAGGAAAATGTTACCCTACTTTCTTCCTCTACCGCTTTACCAAGATTGCAGGGATATGTAGAGTTACGTAATCTCACCTTTGGTTATAGCCGCCTAGACCCTCCCTTGATTGAAAATTTTCACCTCTCACTAAAACCCGGACAGAGAGTGGCTTTGGTCGGCGGTAGTGGCTCTGGTAAGTCTACCATTGCCAAACTTATAAGCGGACTCTATCAACCTTGGGCGGGAGAAATTCTTTTTGATGATCAATTAAGAGAACAGATTCCCCACCAACTACTAACTAACTCTGTGGCCATGGTAGAACAGGATATTCTGTTATTTGGTGGCACAGTTAGGGACAATTTGACTCTTTGGGATCACACCGTATCCGATAAAAACTTACAGCGTGCTTGTCAGGATGCAGCTATTGATGATGTCATCCTCTCCATGAATGGGGGATATGATGCAGAACTGATGGAAGGTGCGGCTAATTTAAGTGGTGGTCAACGACAACGGTTGGAAATTGCCCGTGCTTTGGTCAATAATCCCTCAATACTTGTCATGGATGAAGCCACCAGTGCTTTAGATGCAGAGACAGAAAGAATTATTGACCAAAATCTCCGGCGGCGGGGATGCACCTGCATTATTGTGGCGCACCGATTAAGCACTATTCGGGATTGCGATGAGATTATCGTCCTAGAACGAGGCAAGGTAGTACAACGAGGTAGTCACCAACAGTTGTGGCAAGTTGAAGGTGTGTACTCGCGCTTAATCCGCACAGAAGGGGAAGCCTTGGAGGAGGAATAA
- a CDS encoding NHLP bacteriocin system secretion protein translates to MLEQKRRLFRQESVERLSSPERLDQLMQVVSPRSWLPLVALASLVGVAIIWSIYGRVPITIEGRGVLIYPRKVVPLQSKNSGQLMTLNFQVGDVIQKGQVLATIDQADLRQQLQQQRAKLVQLESQDQAANSIFNQRLKQDEQSTQQQRQYLQQRIRELQTLTPILKTRDNSSLEQQRKSLKQNLQRFQTLSPVFRRRMEIRQQLFRQEGVFSADEALQAEQEYLENLQNISDIETQLKALDVTEAQKQKEYSENISTISDLQAQLKKLDSELTSQAQQDLENTNVRKKEMQEVKREIARLQLQLGDNSKIISQYNGRVLETTVASGQVINVGTRLANIEVENPSSKLVGLAYFSVAEGKKIQSGMTIQITPETVKRERFGGIVGKVTNISNFPITKEAAANEVGNSEVVEGLVSQKQEGLIQIFSDIEQDSQTFSGYKWSSSKGPQMKISSGTTTVVRVQVEERAPITFVLPILRSFSGIY, encoded by the coding sequence ATGTTAGAGCAAAAACGTCGCCTATTTCGCCAAGAATCTGTAGAGCGTTTATCTTCTCCTGAAAGATTAGACCAACTAATGCAAGTAGTCAGTCCTAGAAGCTGGCTACCTCTTGTTGCTTTAGCCTCCTTAGTGGGAGTCGCTATTATCTGGAGTATTTATGGACGTGTTCCCATCACAATTGAAGGTCGAGGAGTATTAATTTATCCACGTAAAGTAGTGCCGCTACAATCGAAAAATTCAGGGCAATTAATGACTTTAAATTTTCAAGTTGGGGATGTTATTCAAAAAGGACAAGTACTAGCAACAATTGACCAAGCTGATCTCCGCCAGCAATTGCAACAGCAACGAGCTAAACTGGTGCAACTAGAGTCACAAGACCAAGCAGCCAACTCAATATTTAATCAGCGTCTAAAACAAGACGAACAGTCAACACAACAACAACGTCAATATCTCCAACAACGCATTCGAGAACTGCAAACTCTCACACCAATTCTGAAAACTAGAGATAATAGCTCTCTTGAGCAACAGCGTAAAAGCTTAAAACAAAACCTCCAACGCTTCCAAACTCTGAGTCCTGTTTTCCGACGCAGAATGGAAATCCGCCAACAGTTATTCCGCCAAGAAGGAGTATTTTCAGCCGATGAAGCTTTGCAAGCAGAACAGGAATATCTAGAGAATTTGCAAAATATTTCTGACATCGAAACCCAATTAAAAGCACTCGATGTGACAGAGGCTCAAAAACAAAAAGAATATAGTGAAAATATCTCGACAATCTCCGATTTACAAGCCCAATTAAAGAAACTAGATAGTGAACTTACCTCTCAAGCGCAACAAGACCTAGAAAATACGAATGTTCGCAAAAAAGAGATGCAGGAAGTTAAACGGGAGATAGCTAGACTGCAACTACAACTAGGCGATAATAGTAAAATTATTAGTCAATATAATGGCAGAGTCTTAGAAACTACTGTGGCATCTGGACAGGTGATTAATGTCGGTACTCGTCTGGCAAATATAGAAGTAGAAAATCCTAGTAGTAAGTTAGTTGGGTTAGCTTATTTTTCAGTTGCAGAGGGGAAAAAAATTCAGTCGGGAATGACAATTCAAATCACCCCGGAAACTGTGAAACGGGAACGCTTTGGTGGCATTGTTGGTAAAGTTACTAATATTTCCAATTTCCCCATTACCAAAGAAGCCGCAGCGAATGAAGTAGGTAATTCAGAAGTCGTGGAAGGTCTAGTTTCTCAAAAACAAGAAGGACTAATACAAATATTCTCTGATATAGAACAAGATTCTCAAACTTTCAGTGGTTATAAGTGGTCTTCTTCCAAGGGGCCACAGATGAAAATTTCTTCTGGAACTACTACCGTTGTGCGAGTTCAGGTCGAAGAACGCGCTCCTATCACCTTTGTACTACCTATCTTGAGGTCTTTCAGTGGTATCTACTAA
- a CDS encoding cyclic nucleotide-binding domain-containing protein, whose translation MTEVLLKELSNSDINWIVANSRQEELSPDSVLIPEGEAVDYLYILLDGTLTVRISQSENNPLNRAFAAIDSNVNSDWEIARFSRGEIVGEIPFVNTRPDVTTIKTLEKSLVMSIPQEKLAPKLQQDISFASRFYRAIAIMFLDRLQRIIGQIGRRNLTQTKSLRDMLFVLAELHDSDIDWIMACGVPEKIPAGQIIIYETSPVDALYIILSGKMSLSISEDERNPLVRAFAAIEGNEIVSREIARLSKGEIIGETPFVDGRLSSTTVKAMEDSIVLSIPRQKLAVKLQQDIGFSSRFYRVVSILAANRLQDIVSRVSYGRRVYSQGLSLGKNVEYEDELNIHVLDKMALAGKRFDWMIERMSMA comes from the coding sequence ATGACAGAAGTTTTACTGAAAGAATTGAGCAACAGTGATATCAATTGGATAGTTGCCAATAGTCGTCAGGAAGAATTATCACCTGATAGTGTACTAATTCCCGAAGGGGAAGCTGTCGATTATTTATATATTTTATTAGATGGAACATTAACAGTTAGGATTTCTCAATCTGAAAATAATCCTTTGAATCGAGCCTTTGCCGCTATTGATAGTAATGTTAATTCAGATTGGGAAATAGCTAGGTTTTCCAGAGGTGAAATAGTCGGAGAAATTCCCTTTGTAAATACTCGTCCAGATGTCACTACTATTAAGACTTTAGAGAAATCATTAGTGATGTCAATTCCTCAAGAAAAATTAGCCCCAAAATTGCAGCAAGATATTAGTTTTGCATCTCGCTTTTATCGAGCGATCGCAATTATGTTTCTAGACAGACTACAAAGGATCATCGGTCAGATTGGTCGGCGTAACCTGACACAAACTAAGTCTTTGAGAGATATGCTATTTGTGTTAGCCGAATTACATGATAGTGACATTGATTGGATCATGGCTTGTGGTGTTCCTGAAAAAATTCCTGCTGGTCAAATTATCATTTATGAAACCAGCCCTGTGGATGCGCTATATATTATCTTGAGTGGAAAAATGTCTCTGTCTATTTCTGAAGATGAGCGTAATCCCTTGGTTCGTGCTTTTGCAGCTATTGAAGGTAACGAAATTGTTAGTCGAGAGATAGCGAGGTTATCGAAAGGTGAAATCATAGGAGAAACACCCTTTGTTGATGGTCGTCTTTCTTCTACAACAGTTAAAGCTATGGAAGACTCTATTGTTTTGTCAATTCCTCGACAGAAATTAGCAGTCAAACTACAGCAGGATATAGGGTTTTCATCTCGTTTTTATCGAGTAGTTTCTATTCTAGCTGCTAATAGATTACAGGATATTGTGAGTAGAGTCAGTTATGGCAGAAGGGTTTATAGTCAAGGTCTATCACTGGGCAAAAATGTGGAATACGAAGATGAGTTAAATATCCATGTTTTAGATAAGATGGCATTGGCGGGAAAAAGATTTGATTGGATGATTGAGCGCATGAGTATGGCTTAA
- a CDS encoding HAMP domain-containing protein has translation MKLFKRLFFIPSWAIATKISVALISAVFIPMSFTAYYNLRESLDHVEKAEYRKLELLATSTASRLDQLIVDIHRLVIQVSGDLNVVDFMSAKTPEQQETLYPRLQKTLENIYRSNPDFDAAYILDIKGKCIAATDPVFIGNNYAFRQYYRSAIQGKPYVSSILMGKTTRRPGLYFSSPVKSESGTIIGVMVLKIKGQGIWTIVDSLSVDDQTHGFLIDKDGLIVSHADKSLLYNSILPLSPEKTQQLMSDRGNAFTSIKNLNIPELQVMVRAKQTGHTNYYSQLEQKPMIVGFSPMKIEPWVLGISQSREQFEVPLNHLVLFNVTIVIIVGGITTIVALFLGSNISRPIHALTAAAKALENEDFNQEAHGTLIKVSHSQDDIGQLVRVYLDMSKKVRMRNQDLKMQVQELRIEIDEGKRAKYVEEITGNEHFENIQKKIQKLKQNGVVASETEMGYYDRLQNQVRSLKTRSALSVPVADISKT, from the coding sequence ATGAAACTATTTAAGCGGTTATTTTTTATACCTAGTTGGGCGATCGCTACTAAAATTTCCGTAGCATTGATATCAGCAGTTTTCATACCGATGAGCTTTACAGCGTATTACAATCTGCGAGAGAGCTTAGATCATGTGGAGAAGGCTGAATACCGTAAACTGGAGCTATTGGCTACTAGTACCGCTAGTCGCCTAGATCAACTGATTGTTGATATTCACCGTCTAGTTATTCAAGTTAGTGGTGATCTCAATGTCGTGGATTTCATGTCTGCTAAAACACCTGAACAGCAAGAAACCTTATATCCCAGACTGCAAAAAACTCTAGAAAATATTTACCGTTCCAATCCAGATTTTGATGCTGCTTATATTTTAGATATCAAAGGTAAATGTATTGCTGCCACTGATCCTGTATTTATTGGTAACAACTATGCCTTTCGCCAATACTATCGCTCCGCCATCCAGGGAAAACCCTATGTATCTAGTATCTTGATGGGTAAAACAACCAGACGACCTGGATTATATTTTTCCTCTCCTGTGAAATCGGAAAGTGGCACGATTATAGGAGTCATGGTACTCAAAATCAAAGGACAAGGCATTTGGACGATAGTCGATTCATTAAGCGTAGACGATCAAACCCACGGTTTCCTGATTGATAAAGATGGGTTAATCGTCAGTCATGCCGATAAATCTCTTTTATATAACTCTATTCTCCCCCTTTCACCAGAGAAAACACAACAATTAATGTCTGATAGAGGAAATGCTTTCACTTCAATTAAGAACTTGAATATTCCCGAATTGCAAGTGATGGTGAGAGCCAAGCAGACAGGACACACCAATTATTATTCTCAACTTGAACAAAAGCCAATGATTGTTGGCTTTTCTCCCATGAAAATAGAACCGTGGGTATTAGGAATAAGTCAATCTAGAGAACAGTTTGAAGTTCCTTTGAATCACCTTGTTTTGTTCAATGTTACTATTGTCATAATTGTGGGAGGAATTACCACAATCGTTGCTTTGTTTTTAGGTTCTAATATTTCTCGACCGATTCACGCTCTGACAGCAGCTGCAAAAGCATTAGAAAATGAAGATTTTAATCAGGAAGCGCATGGTACGTTAATTAAAGTTTCTCATAGTCAAGATGATATCGGTCAATTAGTCCGTGTCTACTTAGATATGTCCAAAAAAGTGAGGATGCGAAATCAGGATTTAAAAATGCAAGTTCAAGAACTTCGCATAGAAATTGACGAAGGAAAAAGGGCTAAATATGTTGAAGAAATTACAGGAAATGAACACTTTGAAAATATCCAAAAAAAGATTCAAAAGTTGAAACAAAATGGAGTGGTTGCTAGCGAAACTGAGATGGGCTACTACGATCGCTTGCAAAATCAAGTACGATCGCTCAAGACGAGATCAGCTTTGAGTGTACCCGTTGCCGATATTAGTAAAACTTGA
- a CDS encoding MinD/ParA family ATP-binding protein, which yields MAQILSVHSFRGGTGKSNTIANIAATMAIQGKRVAIVDTDIQSPGIHVIFGLNEDKITYSLNDYLWGRCEIKDTAYDVTHTLITGQNHTDKIKGSLYLIPSSIKAGEISRIIREGYDVVRLNDGFQEVIVSLNLDYLFIDTHPGLNEETLISIGISNILIIILRPDQQDFQGTAVTVDVARKLRVPKMFLVINKALPSLNFTDLQQQVENIYNVPVAGILPLSEDMVQLASKDIFSVQYPEHPISQAIRNISAQVAKIA from the coding sequence ATGGCACAAATTCTATCTGTTCATTCCTTCCGTGGTGGCACTGGTAAATCAAACACCATTGCTAATATTGCAGCTACTATGGCAATACAGGGAAAACGAGTGGCTATTGTTGATACTGACATTCAATCTCCTGGGATTCATGTAATTTTTGGTCTGAACGAAGACAAAATTACATATTCTCTCAATGATTACCTGTGGGGACGTTGTGAGATCAAAGATACTGCCTACGATGTTACGCATACTCTGATAACTGGACAGAACCATACAGATAAAATCAAGGGTAGTCTTTACTTAATTCCCTCTAGTATTAAAGCTGGCGAAATTTCCAGAATTATACGTGAAGGGTATGATGTAGTTAGACTTAACGATGGCTTTCAAGAAGTTATCGTTAGTCTCAATCTAGATTATCTATTCATTGATACTCATCCTGGTTTGAATGAAGAAACGCTAATTTCCATTGGGATTTCTAATATTCTGATCATTATTCTCCGCCCAGACCAGCAAGACTTCCAAGGAACTGCTGTCACCGTGGACGTAGCCCGCAAGCTGCGAGTGCCAAAAATGTTCCTCGTGATTAATAAGGCACTACCCAGCTTAAATTTTACCGACTTGCAACAACAGGTAGAAAACATCTACAACGTCCCTGTAGCTGGGATTTTACCCCTCTCTGAAGATATGGTGCAATTAGCTAGCAAAGATATTTTCTCTGTACAGTATCCTGAACATCCCATCAGCCAAGCGATTAGAAACATTTCTGCCCAAGTTGCTAAGATTGCTTAA
- a CDS encoding helix-turn-helix domain-containing protein, translating into MVASTCIAGQSNSQMTLRLQQEELRFTKFLMDRVADPIFWIEPNEKPNAQLLYVNQAACGLVDYPHDKLVSMGIQDLNLDFLSDVWSNFCKTEKKQRYLSFETQHQTKAGHSLPVEITVTSIECEGRKYSYLFICHIKSQPVSSLALQKNQQPISAKEIGDRQYSLTNTQTIPQYPLSIFPSDSLLHQVFNFIEENYHQSISLCDVATAVGYCPAYLTNLVRRHTGKTVNHWIVERRMLAARNLLRESNLSVSQIAEVVGYQHEGHFFRQFRQNHQTTPQAWRKTQFISVEQSSALLMKNMAIAAN; encoded by the coding sequence ATGGTTGCTAGCACCTGTATTGCTGGGCAAAGTAATTCTCAAATGACACTGAGACTCCAACAAGAAGAGTTACGCTTTACTAAGTTTTTGATGGATCGTGTAGCAGATCCAATTTTCTGGATAGAGCCGAATGAAAAACCAAACGCACAACTGTTATATGTTAATCAAGCAGCTTGTGGTTTGGTTGATTATCCTCACGATAAATTGGTATCTATGGGGATACAAGACCTAAACCTGGATTTCTTGAGCGATGTTTGGTCAAATTTCTGCAAAACTGAGAAAAAGCAGCGTTATTTATCTTTTGAAACACAACATCAGACAAAAGCAGGTCATAGCCTACCAGTAGAAATAACTGTCACTTCTATAGAATGTGAAGGCAGAAAGTATAGTTATCTCTTTATCTGTCATATCAAGTCACAACCAGTTTCTTCATTAGCGTTACAAAAAAATCAACAACCTATTTCCGCCAAAGAGATCGGCGATCGCCAATATTCCCTTACAAATACCCAGACAATACCACAATATCCTCTGTCAATATTTCCTTCAGACTCCCTGTTGCATCAAGTATTCAATTTTATTGAAGAAAATTATCATCAATCCATTAGCTTGTGTGATGTAGCCACAGCAGTCGGTTACTGTCCGGCTTACTTGACTAATTTAGTCCGTCGTCATACAGGGAAAACCGTGAATCATTGGATTGTTGAGCGTCGGATGTTAGCCGCACGTAATTTACTCCGGGAAAGCAATTTGTCGGTAAGTCAGATTGCGGAGGTAGTAGGCTATCAGCATGAAGGGCATTTTTTCCGGCAATTTCGTCAGAATCATCAAACTACACCTCAAGCTTGGAGAAAAACTCAGTTTATCAGTGTAGAACAATCTTCGGCATTACTGATGAAGAATATGGCGATCGCCGCTAACTAG